One region of Streptomyces sp. NBC_00442 genomic DNA includes:
- a CDS encoding DUF5703 family protein, with protein sequence MPEYEFVDVYVPRGVSRGEATRLLTDHAEYGHWELDRLSLHRDGSRRVRLRRRIIRQVRATW encoded by the coding sequence ATGCCGGAATACGAATTTGTCGACGTGTACGTCCCGCGCGGGGTCTCCCGCGGCGAGGCGACGCGTCTGCTGACCGACCATGCCGAGTACGGACACTGGGAGTTGGACCGACTGAGTCTCCACCGGGACGGCAGCCGTCGTGTGCGGCTGCGCAGGCGGATCATCCGCCAGGTGCGAGCCACGTGGTGA